In bacterium, one DNA window encodes the following:
- a CDS encoding PstS family phosphate ABC transporter substrate-binding protein translates to MSFRHAVVAAAALGLAVPAFAQAVKVDPKIPAYKKVAGVSGSISSVGSDTLNNVMTMWAEEFVKLYPNVKPQIEGKGSSTAPPALIAGAAQLGPMSREMKAGEIDEFEKKFGYKPTKIAVAIDGLAVYVNKDNPITQLTMAQVDAVFSKGRACGAPKEIARWSELGLTGAWADKPISLYGRNSASGTYGYFKEHALCKGDYKDTVKEQPGSAAVVQGVTADRFGIGYSGIGYKTSGVRAVPLARKDGEAAVTDEPANVYSGKYPLARKLYVYVNKAPGKGLDPLVKEFMTFVLSKAGQGVVVKDGYLPLPATMAAEELAKLN, encoded by the coding sequence ATGAGCTTCCGTCACGCGGTCGTCGCCGCCGCCGCCCTGGGCCTGGCCGTTCCGGCCTTCGCCCAGGCGGTCAAGGTGGATCCGAAGATCCCCGCCTACAAGAAGGTCGCCGGCGTCTCCGGCTCGATCAGCTCCGTCGGTTCCGACACGCTCAACAACGTGATGACGATGTGGGCGGAAGAGTTCGTCAAGCTCTACCCGAACGTCAAGCCGCAGATCGAGGGGAAAGGCTCCTCGACCGCCCCGCCGGCGCTGATCGCCGGCGCCGCGCAGCTCGGCCCGATGAGCCGCGAGATGAAGGCGGGCGAGATCGACGAGTTCGAAAAGAAGTTCGGCTACAAGCCGACCAAGATCGCCGTGGCGATCGACGGCCTGGCCGTCTACGTCAACAAGGACAACCCGATCACGCAGCTCACGATGGCCCAGGTGGACGCGGTCTTCTCCAAGGGCCGCGCCTGCGGCGCGCCGAAGGAGATCGCCCGCTGGAGCGAGCTCGGCCTGACCGGCGCGTGGGCCGACAAGCCGATCAGCCTCTACGGCCGCAACTCCGCCTCCGGCACCTACGGCTACTTCAAGGAGCACGCGCTCTGCAAGGGGGACTACAAGGACACGGTGAAGGAGCAGCCCGGCTCCGCGGCCGTCGTGCAGGGCGTGACCGCCGACCGCTTCGGCATCGGCTACAGCGGCATCGGCTACAAGACCTCCGGCGTCCGCGCCGTCCCGCTCGCCCGAAAGGACGGCGAGGCGGCGGTGACCGACGAGCCGGCGAACGTCTACAGCGGCAAGTACCCGCTGGCCCGCAAGCTCTACGTCTACGTCAACAAGGCCCCCGGCAAGGGGCTCGACCCGCTGGTCAAGGAGTTCATGACCTTCGTCCTCTCCAAGGCCGGCCAAGGGGTCGTCGTCAAGGACGGCTACCTGCCGCTCCCCGCGACGATGGCCGCCGAAGAACTGGCCAAGCTCAACTAG
- a CDS encoding ABC transporter permease subunit codes for MSHSDQAPTTQPAATSRRRRLADRFGRAAVAAGGLAIIAGVMGILVFILVETAPLVRGARVVPDVSRADAALGDGPLVADEKRDAAAFLAADGTLRAFDWAGGPSREIAPTAAKNAGAALVATTSLSGGPGFVAATSDGRAFLARLVWRTAPQGASAPAIAAEALLEIDPSRRPAALVAGALADDGGATAAAMLADGHLVVLRRAVEKNEITGESSAAEARLDLGAPGRVAALALAGDGKRLFVGGDDGTLRCYALGDFTATPADASGPAQTAAPETAAAPPIESRVSNAPIAAAARPLEARVSEAPITALAPLLGDRAIVVGQADGALTVWQTARGDDGAPRLVEIHRFPKRRAAVRAIAASPRQHGFFALDAAGGLGLFHSTSERTLWTGQAAIPAPRSLAFAPKSDGLFVAGGGRAADYAVDNPHPEVGFKALFGKVWYEGYDKPDYVWQSSSGADDFEPKLSLTPLLFGTLKGTFYSLILAVPIGVLGAMYASQFMHHRIKKYVKPVVEIMAALPSVVLGFLAGLWLAPRLESGFSGALLMFLFVPLAAVAAGRLYDRLPAEARRRLPSGTEALVAVFFLAAGVWCSVELGPAVERLFFGGRFPGWLLSTFGATYDQRNAVVVGLAMGFAVIPIIFSVAEEAFSNVPKGLVAGSLALGASRWQTVTKVVLPSASPGIFSAIMIGFGRAVGETMIVLMATGNTPIMSLSPFNGFRTLSANIAVEVPEAPLGGTLYRTLFLAGLLLFALTFAVNTAAELVRQRLRNRFSNL; via the coding sequence ATGAGCCACTCCGATCAAGCCCCGACCACGCAGCCCGCCGCCACCTCGCGGCGCCGGCGGCTCGCCGACCGCTTCGGCCGGGCCGCGGTCGCCGCGGGCGGACTGGCGATCATCGCCGGCGTCATGGGGATCTTGGTCTTCATCCTCGTCGAAACGGCGCCGCTGGTCCGCGGCGCCCGCGTCGTGCCCGACGTTTCGCGCGCCGACGCGGCGCTGGGCGACGGTCCGCTCGTCGCCGACGAGAAGCGCGACGCGGCGGCCTTCCTCGCCGCCGACGGCACGCTGCGCGCGTTCGACTGGGCGGGCGGCCCGTCGCGCGAGATCGCGCCGACCGCGGCGAAGAACGCCGGCGCGGCGCTCGTCGCGACGACGAGCCTCTCCGGCGGCCCCGGCTTCGTCGCCGCCACGAGCGACGGCCGCGCGTTCCTCGCGCGCCTCGTTTGGCGAACGGCGCCGCAGGGAGCGTCGGCCCCCGCGATCGCCGCCGAAGCGTTGCTTGAAATCGATCCGAGCCGCCGCCCCGCCGCGCTCGTCGCCGGCGCGCTGGCCGACGACGGCGGCGCGACGGCGGCCGCGATGCTTGCGGACGGCCATCTGGTCGTTCTGCGCCGGGCGGTCGAGAAGAACGAAATCACCGGCGAATCGTCGGCCGCGGAAGCGCGGCTCGACCTCGGCGCGCCGGGGCGCGTCGCCGCCCTCGCGCTCGCGGGGGACGGCAAGCGCCTCTTCGTCGGCGGCGACGACGGCACGCTCCGCTGCTACGCGCTCGGCGACTTCACGGCGACCCCCGCCGACGCGTCGGGCCCCGCCCAGACGGCCGCGCCGGAAACCGCGGCCGCGCCGCCGATCGAGTCGCGCGTCTCGAACGCGCCGATCGCCGCGGCCGCGCGGCCGCTCGAGGCGCGCGTCTCGGAAGCGCCGATCACCGCGCTCGCGCCGCTCCTCGGCGACCGCGCAATCGTCGTCGGGCAGGCGGACGGCGCGCTCACGGTCTGGCAGACGGCGCGCGGCGACGACGGCGCCCCGCGCCTCGTCGAAATCCACCGCTTCCCCAAGCGGCGCGCCGCGGTGCGCGCGATCGCCGCTTCGCCGCGGCAGCACGGCTTCTTCGCCCTCGACGCCGCGGGCGGTCTGGGGCTGTTCCACTCGACCTCGGAGCGGACGCTCTGGACCGGCCAGGCCGCGATCCCCGCGCCGCGGTCGCTCGCCTTCGCGCCGAAGTCGGACGGCCTCTTCGTCGCCGGCGGCGGACGCGCCGCCGACTACGCCGTGGACAACCCGCATCCCGAGGTCGGCTTCAAGGCGCTCTTCGGCAAGGTCTGGTACGAGGGATACGACAAGCCGGACTACGTCTGGCAGTCCTCCTCCGGCGCCGACGACTTCGAGCCGAAGCTCAGCCTGACGCCGCTCCTCTTCGGCACGCTCAAGGGAACGTTCTACTCGCTGATCCTCGCCGTCCCGATCGGCGTCCTCGGCGCGATGTACGCCTCGCAGTTCATGCACCACAGGATCAAGAAGTACGTCAAGCCGGTGGTGGAGATCATGGCCGCGCTGCCGAGCGTCGTCCTCGGCTTCCTCGCCGGGCTCTGGCTCGCGCCGCGGCTCGAGTCGGGCTTCTCCGGCGCGCTGCTGATGTTCCTCTTCGTGCCGCTCGCCGCCGTCGCCGCGGGGCGGCTCTACGATCGGCTGCCCGCGGAGGCGCGGCGCCGGCTTCCCTCGGGAACCGAGGCGCTCGTCGCCGTCTTCTTCCTCGCCGCGGGGGTCTGGTGCTCGGTCGAGCTCGGCCCCGCGGTCGAGCGGCTCTTCTTCGGCGGCCGCTTCCCCGGCTGGCTGCTCTCGACCTTCGGCGCGACGTACGACCAGCGGAACGCCGTCGTCGTCGGCCTCGCGATGGGGTTCGCGGTGATCCCGATCATCTTCTCCGTCGCCGAGGAGGCGTTCTCCAACGTGCCGAAGGGGCTCGTCGCCGGATCGCTCGCCCTCGGCGCCAGCCGCTGGCAGACGGTGACGAAGGTCGTCCTCCCCTCGGCCAGCCCCGGCATCTTCTCCGCGATCATGATCGGCTTCGGCCGCGCGGTCGGGGAGACGATGATCGTGCTGATGGCGACCGGGAACACGCCGATCATGTCGCTCTCGCCGTTCAACGGCTTCCGCACCCTCTCCGCCAACATCGCGGTGGAAGTCCCCGAGGCGCCGCTCGGCGGCACGCTCTACCGCACGCTCTTCCTCGCCGGGCTGCTCCTCTTCGCCCTCACCTTCGCGGTCAACACCGCCGCCGAGTTGGTGCGCCAGCGGCTGCGCAACCGCTTCTCGAACCTATGA
- a CDS encoding phosphate ABC transporter, permease protein PstA: MDKERRAARRRDRLGRDLTALSAGALGLCLLLVAGLLGLLAEEGLGYFWPRPVERFALKDGTATLGEAVAREAIPGEKTRFRVQIKRGDRDFDGADFVWIDEDQIVSRTRPADAVLLERSEWGPFYGRLSALRRGDETIAEGQNAVLAAFPALWREKKRAAAELRSLERGPVGAINAEIERLNLSRRAPALARLAPAERDRRLREIDAQVAARKGEYDRLAERLAAQRVELNKETLVLEAEGGATKEMPVANVVRLVRPNVLTFGGKLRLYGSRLREFVAGEPRESNTEGGVFPALFGTVMMVFLMTFVVSPLGALAAVYLREYAKQGPLVRA, from the coding sequence ATGGACAAGGAACGTCGGGCGGCGCGCCGCCGCGACCGCCTGGGGCGCGACCTCACGGCCCTCTCCGCCGGCGCGCTCGGCCTCTGCCTGCTGCTGGTCGCGGGGCTGCTCGGCCTGCTCGCCGAAGAGGGGCTGGGCTACTTCTGGCCGCGTCCGGTGGAGCGGTTCGCGCTCAAGGACGGCACGGCCACGCTCGGCGAGGCGGTGGCGCGCGAGGCGATTCCCGGCGAGAAGACGCGCTTCCGCGTCCAGATCAAGCGCGGCGACCGCGACTTCGACGGCGCCGACTTCGTCTGGATCGACGAGGACCAGATCGTCTCCCGCACGCGGCCCGCGGACGCCGTGCTGCTCGAACGGAGCGAGTGGGGGCCGTTCTACGGGCGCCTCTCCGCGCTGCGGCGCGGCGACGAGACGATCGCCGAAGGGCAGAACGCGGTCCTCGCCGCCTTCCCCGCCCTTTGGCGGGAGAAGAAGCGCGCCGCGGCCGAACTGCGCTCGCTCGAGCGCGGGCCGGTCGGCGCGATCAACGCCGAGATCGAGCGGCTGAACCTCTCCCGGCGCGCCCCCGCCCTGGCGCGCCTCGCCCCCGCGGAGCGGGATCGCCGGCTGCGGGAAATCGACGCGCAGGTCGCCGCGCGCAAGGGCGAGTACGACCGGCTGGCCGAGCGGCTCGCCGCGCAGCGGGTCGAGCTGAACAAGGAGACGCTGGTCCTCGAGGCGGAGGGGGGCGCGACGAAGGAGATGCCGGTCGCGAACGTCGTCCGTCTCGTCCGGCCCAACGTTCTCACGTTCGGCGGCAAGCTGCGGCTCTACGGCTCGCGGCTCCGGGAGTTCGTGGCCGGGGAGCCGCGCGAGTCGAACACCGAGGGCGGCGTCTTCCCCGCGCTGTTCGGCACGGTGATGATGGTCTTCCTGATGACCTTCGTCGTCAGCCCGCTCGGCGCGCTCGCCGCGGTCTACCTGCGCGAGTACGCCAAGCAGGGGCCGCTGGTCCGCGC